From one Brevundimonas sp. PAMC22021 genomic stretch:
- the pyrF gene encoding orotidine-5'-phosphate decarboxylase produces MTPAPDPRLICALDTPTTAEARALVDQLSDAIGFYKIGLQLFAAGGMDLARELKAEGRQVFLDWKLHDIGATVEKAAANLAGSGCDLLTVHARPQVMAAAARGVQGSGLKVLGVTVLTSLTAEHVRADDHSLSPADLVALRVRQALDAGIDGVVSSPQEAARVREIARASGRDDFLIVTPGVRPEGSAADDQARAATPQAALKAGATHLVIGRPITAAADPQAVARAIAETIARL; encoded by the coding sequence ATGACCCCAGCCCCCGATCCCCGCCTGATCTGCGCCCTGGATACGCCGACGACAGCCGAGGCGCGGGCGCTTGTCGATCAGCTGAGCGACGCGATCGGCTTCTACAAGATCGGGCTGCAGCTGTTCGCGGCGGGCGGCATGGACCTGGCGCGCGAACTGAAGGCCGAGGGGCGGCAGGTGTTCCTCGACTGGAAGCTGCACGACATCGGCGCGACGGTGGAAAAGGCGGCGGCGAACCTGGCCGGCTCCGGGTGCGACCTGCTGACGGTTCATGCCCGGCCGCAGGTGATGGCGGCGGCGGCGCGGGGCGTGCAGGGTTCTGGACTCAAGGTGCTGGGCGTCACCGTGCTGACCAGCCTGACGGCCGAGCACGTGCGCGCCGACGATCACAGCCTGTCGCCGGCCGATCTGGTCGCCTTGCGAGTGCGCCAGGCGCTGGACGCCGGGATCGACGGGGTGGTGTCCAGCCCGCAAGAGGCGGCGCGGGTGCGCGAGATCGCGCGCGCGTCGGGCCGCGACGACTTCCTGATCGTCACTCCGGGCGTGCGTCCCGAAGGTTCAGCCGCCGACGACCAGGCGCGGGCGGCGACGCCTCAGGCGGCGCTGAAGGCCGGCGCGACCCACCTGGTGATCGGCCGGCCGATCACGGCGGCGGCCGATCCGCAAGCCGTGGCCCGAGCGATCGCCGAAACCATCGCCCGGCTCTAA
- a CDS encoding polyhydroxyalkanoate synthesis regulator DNA-binding domain-containing protein → MARKTNPGGSSDGADIVVIRKYANRRLYDTRRSAYVTLDDLARMVREEVRFVVEDARTHDDLTRQVLMHVLYEQESRGEPVLPAAFLRRLIGIHGRGAASPGDLEASLARPGPRPTPAADEMQGSLAEIRQQMDEMRARLDRLAPTEARPR, encoded by the coding sequence GTGGCGAGGAAGACGAACCCGGGTGGAAGCAGCGACGGCGCCGACATCGTCGTGATCCGCAAATACGCCAACCGCCGCCTCTACGACACGCGGCGCAGCGCCTATGTCACGCTCGACGACCTCGCGCGAATGGTGCGCGAGGAGGTCCGGTTCGTGGTCGAGGACGCCCGCACCCACGACGACCTGACCCGGCAGGTGTTGATGCACGTCCTTTATGAGCAGGAGAGCCGGGGCGAGCCCGTGTTGCCCGCCGCCTTTCTGCGGCGATTGATCGGCATCCACGGTCGGGGCGCTGCGTCGCCCGGCGACCTGGAGGCGTCGCTTGCAAGGCCCGGCCCGCGACCGACGCCGGCCGCCGACGAGATGCAGGGTTCGCTGGCCGAGATCCGACAGCAGATGGACGAGATGCGCGCCAGGCTGGATCGGCTGGCGCCCACGGAAGCGAGGCCGAGATGA
- a CDS encoding hemolysin III family protein gives MKDALKKLVVHVCTPDELDMIEHYSTRSERLADLWVHAVGLAFAALGGVVLAVLAVLYAGVGPAIATAIYAVCMVAMLSASTLYNLAKPCAARPVLRRMDEAAIFLMIAGSYTPFTTQRFEGAWAVGFTLLVWTLAFAGVGTKLLAPRISDAFWSGVYVLFGWLAVLALKPMLETVHPLALGLLVLGGLIYTAGVFVFISPRVKYRRAIWHGFVVAGAGVHWAAVLVGVVLAPAALS, from the coding sequence ATGAAGGACGCGCTGAAAAAGCTAGTGGTCCACGTCTGCACGCCGGACGAGCTCGACATGATCGAGCATTACAGCACGCGATCCGAGCGCCTGGCCGACCTCTGGGTTCACGCCGTCGGCCTGGCGTTCGCCGCCTTGGGGGGTGTGGTCCTGGCGGTTCTGGCGGTGCTTTACGCTGGCGTCGGTCCCGCCATCGCCACGGCGATTTACGCCGTGTGCATGGTCGCCATGCTGAGCGCCTCGACCCTCTACAATCTGGCCAAGCCCTGTGCGGCGCGGCCGGTGCTGCGCCGCATGGACGAAGCGGCGATCTTTCTGATGATCGCCGGCAGCTACACCCCCTTCACCACCCAGCGGTTCGAGGGCGCTTGGGCCGTCGGCTTCACCCTGCTGGTCTGGACGCTGGCGTTCGCGGGCGTCGGGACCAAGCTTTTGGCGCCGCGCATTTCCGACGCCTTCTGGAGCGGGGTCTATGTGCTGTTCGGCTGGCTGGCGGTTCTGGCGCTGAAGCCGATGCTGGAGACCGTGCATCCGCTGGCCTTGGGCCTTCTGGTGCTGGGCGGGCTGATCTACACCGCCGGCGTCTTTGTCTTCATCAGCCCCCGGGTGAAGTACCGGCGCGCAATCTGGCATGGCTTTGTCGTGGCGGGCGCCGGCGTGCACTGGGCCGCGGTGCTGGTGGGCGTGGTTCTGGCGCCGGCCGCCTTGAGCTGA
- the htpX gene encoding zinc metalloprotease HtpX — protein MNHARTFVLLGVLTALFAGLGYLIGGAGGMAIALLLAGGMNLFSYWNADKLVLKMYRAQPVDEAHPNAVVRNYVADIREMAQGAGLPQPRIAIIPSDQPNAFATGRSPDNAVVCATTGLLDMLTRDEVRGVMAHELAHVKNRDTLTMTVTATVAGAIAALANFALFFGGGEDRERPGGLIGTLALMILAPMAAGLVQMAISRAREYEADRIGAEIAGDPQALASALQKIDGWARRISNPTAERNPASGQLFIINPLAGRGADNLFSTHPATANRVRALTEQAARMAPRSRPATSEPSPRRSSATTGVPATPSPRGPWG, from the coding sequence ATGAACCACGCCAGGACCTTTGTTCTTCTGGGCGTGCTGACGGCGCTGTTCGCCGGGCTCGGCTACCTGATCGGCGGGGCAGGCGGCATGGCGATCGCCCTGTTGCTGGCCGGCGGCATGAACCTGTTCAGCTACTGGAACGCCGACAAGCTGGTGCTGAAGATGTATCGCGCCCAGCCGGTCGACGAGGCGCATCCGAACGCGGTGGTGCGCAACTATGTCGCCGACATCCGGGAGATGGCGCAGGGCGCCGGCCTGCCGCAGCCGCGAATCGCCATCATCCCCAGCGATCAGCCCAACGCCTTCGCCACCGGCCGCAGTCCCGACAACGCGGTGGTGTGCGCGACCACGGGCCTCCTGGACATGCTGACACGCGACGAGGTGCGCGGCGTCATGGCGCACGAGCTTGCCCATGTGAAGAACCGCGACACCCTGACCATGACGGTGACCGCGACGGTCGCGGGCGCCATCGCCGCCCTGGCCAACTTCGCCCTGTTCTTTGGCGGCGGAGAGGACCGCGAGCGGCCGGGCGGCCTGATCGGAACCCTGGCGCTGATGATCCTGGCGCCGATGGCCGCCGGCCTGGTGCAGATGGCGATCAGCCGCGCGCGCGAGTACGAGGCCGATCGGATCGGGGCCGAGATCGCCGGCGATCCGCAAGCCCTGGCTTCGGCGCTGCAGAAGATTGACGGATGGGCGCGTCGGATCAGCAATCCGACGGCCGAGCGCAATCCCGCCTCGGGCCAGCTGTTCATCATCAATCCCCTGGCGGGGCGAGGCGCCGACAACCTGTTCTCGACCCATCCGGCCACGGCCAACCGCGTGCGCGCCCTGACCGAGCAGGCCGCGCGCATGGCGCCGCGAAGCCGACCGGCGACGTCCGAGCCGTCGCCTCGTCGATCATCCGCCACCACCGGCGTGCCGGCCACGCCCTCGCCGCGCGGACCCTGGGGCTGA
- a CDS encoding DUF1674 domain-containing protein, with translation MTEHPTPDVDVDQAAAGLNADVPHATADRPLSEAARRALLEAAERRAQAEQVQVLDEHGGPAGPEPTRYGDWEKKGLAIDF, from the coding sequence GTGACCGAACATCCCACCCCAGACGTCGATGTGGACCAGGCTGCGGCCGGTCTGAACGCCGACGTGCCGCATGCGACCGCCGATCGGCCGCTCAGCGAAGCGGCGCGGCGCGCCTTGCTTGAAGCGGCCGAGCGCCGCGCCCAGGCCGAGCAGGTCCAGGTGCTAGACGAGCACGGCGGACCTGCCGGGCCGGAGCCGACGCGCTACGGCGACTGGGAGAAGAAGGGCCTGGCGATCGACTTCTGA
- a CDS encoding hydroxymethylglutaryl-CoA lyase — protein sequence MNRYIQIVEVAPRDGLQNETAILAPTERADFVRRLEQAGARRIEAASFVNPRIVPQMAGAEEVMQALPREDGRSRIGLALNTRGYDRALASGVDEINLAMAVTDGFGLRNQGLAVADQIAMLEAIVARRRDDADATPRLSVTLSCVWGCPFEGEVSSDRVADIVTRVGALGVEEIALADTIGAGDPWSVTRVIEGARRAAPDARLRLHFHDTRNTGLANAHAGVEAGIDVLDASCGGIGGCPFAPGATGNIATEDLVYMLERAGFSTGYDLDALIETARWIGERIGRPAPSALSRAGRFPRA from the coding sequence TTGAACCGTTACATCCAGATTGTCGAGGTCGCCCCGCGCGACGGGCTGCAGAACGAAACGGCCATTCTCGCGCCGACGGAACGGGCCGACTTCGTTCGCCGGCTGGAACAGGCGGGCGCGCGCCGGATCGAGGCGGCGTCCTTCGTCAATCCGCGGATCGTGCCGCAGATGGCCGGGGCGGAGGAGGTCATGCAAGCCCTGCCGCGCGAGGACGGACGCAGCCGTATCGGTCTCGCTCTCAATACACGCGGCTACGACCGAGCCTTGGCCAGCGGCGTGGACGAGATCAACCTGGCCATGGCCGTGACCGACGGCTTCGGCCTGCGCAACCAGGGCCTGGCGGTCGCCGACCAGATCGCAATGCTGGAGGCTATCGTCGCGCGGCGGCGGGATGACGCGGACGCGACCCCACGGCTCAGCGTCACCCTGTCCTGCGTCTGGGGCTGCCCGTTCGAGGGGGAGGTGTCGTCGGATCGGGTCGCCGACATCGTCACCCGGGTCGGTGCGCTGGGCGTCGAGGAGATCGCCCTTGCCGACACCATCGGCGCCGGCGATCCCTGGTCGGTGACGCGAGTGATCGAGGGCGCCCGGCGTGCGGCGCCCGACGCGCGTCTGCGCCTTCACTTTCACGACACGCGCAACACCGGCCTGGCCAACGCCCATGCGGGCGTGGAGGCCGGGATCGACGTGCTGGACGCCAGTTGCGGCGGCATCGGCGGCTGCCCCTTCGCGCCGGGCGCCACCGGCAACATCGCCACCGAGGACCTGGTCTATATGCTGGAGCGGGCGGGGTTCAGCACCGGCTACGACCTCGACGCCCTGATCGAGACCGCTCGCTGGATCGGCGAGCGGATCGGACGCCCCGCGCCCTCGGCGCTCAGCCGTGCGGGTCGGTTTCCCCGCGCCTGA
- a CDS encoding OmpA family protein has protein sequence MKTLVLASSAAAALALSAGAASAEPDGWYGAIDAGYQFIEPINIESEANGSNFNIDVNDGWAAFARLGYRFNPNWRVELEGGYRSGDIGTVRAVSGTQGVCNFAPATGPCYSPEGDLESATLMANVIYDFGFEYWGLRPFVGLGAGANYVNTDFAGRLRATPAVGFVADDSSTKFAAQAIAGVAFAVGERANIDLTYRYLTSDLEFDTVTGGTGAPNFGTFDGDYDESHTVTLGLRYSFGAEPVAPPPPPPPPPPPPPPPPPPPPPPPAPATPQARQFVVYFDWDRSDLTAEARSVVTQAANYAKSGRPTRVLVVGHADTSGSAAYNVGLSNRRARTVADAMVAQGVSGGVVSLDGRGETQLARATADGVREPLNRRATVDINF, from the coding sequence ATGAAGACACTCGTTCTGGCCTCCAGCGCAGCAGCGGCCCTGGCCCTGTCCGCCGGCGCGGCTTCGGCGGAGCCGGATGGCTGGTACGGCGCGATTGACGCGGGTTATCAGTTCATTGAGCCGATCAACATCGAGTCGGAAGCGAACGGCTCGAACTTCAACATCGACGTGAACGACGGCTGGGCGGCGTTTGCGCGTCTGGGCTACCGGTTCAACCCGAACTGGCGCGTGGAGCTTGAAGGCGGCTATCGTTCGGGCGACATCGGCACGGTTCGCGCCGTGTCGGGCACCCAGGGCGTGTGCAACTTCGCTCCGGCGACGGGCCCCTGCTATTCGCCGGAAGGCGACCTCGAGTCCGCCACCCTGATGGCCAACGTCATCTATGACTTCGGCTTCGAATACTGGGGTCTGCGTCCGTTCGTGGGTCTGGGCGCCGGCGCCAACTACGTCAACACCGACTTCGCCGGTCGTCTGCGCGCCACCCCGGCGGTGGGCTTCGTGGCCGACGACAGCTCGACCAAGTTCGCCGCCCAGGCGATCGCGGGCGTCGCCTTCGCCGTTGGCGAGCGCGCCAACATCGACCTGACCTACCGCTACCTGACCAGCGACCTGGAGTTCGATACGGTCACCGGCGGTACGGGCGCTCCGAACTTCGGCACCTTTGACGGCGACTACGACGAGAGCCACACGGTGACGCTGGGCCTGCGCTACAGCTTCGGCGCCGAGCCGGTCGCGCCTCCCCCGCCCCCGCCGCCTCCGCCTCCGCCTCCGCCGCCTCCGCCCCCGCCGCCTCCGCCGCCTCCGGCTCCGGCGACCCCGCAGGCCCGTCAGTTCGTGGTCTACTTCGACTGGGATCGCTCGGACCTGACGGCGGAAGCCCGCTCGGTGGTGACGCAGGCCGCCAACTACGCCAAGTCGGGCCGTCCGACCCGCGTGCTGGTGGTCGGCCACGCCGACACTTCCGGCTCGGCCGCCTACAACGTCGGCCTGTCGAACCGCCGCGCCCGCACCGTGGCTGACGCCATGGTCGCCCAAGGCGTGTCGGGCGGCGTGGTGTCGCTGGACGGCCGCGGCGAAACCCAGCTGGCTCGCGCCACCGCCGACGGCGTGCGCGAACCGCTGAACCGTCGCGCCACCGTCGACATCAACTTCTAA
- a CDS encoding OmpA family protein, translating into MRAKFATRTAVIGVSLAALLGASACTTTDPYSSAPRRNNTGTGALLGALGGAALGYLTNTDSGEEGRKNALIGAGIGALGGAAVGQYMDRQQRALEAELSGTGVGVARQGDNLVLRMPSDVTFATNQYSIDPGFTPVLDDVARVLQQYDQSTVDIIGHTDSSGGDAINQPLSERRASSVAGELVRRGVLAERLFVAGNSARNPVASNDTVQGKAQNRRVEILIRPFRG; encoded by the coding sequence ATGCGCGCCAAGTTCGCCACCCGCACGGCCGTGATCGGCGTCAGCCTCGCCGCCCTGTTGGGCGCCTCCGCCTGCACAACGACCGACCCCTACAGCTCCGCGCCGCGCCGCAACAACACCGGAACCGGCGCCCTGCTCGGGGCGCTGGGCGGCGCCGCGCTCGGCTATCTGACCAACACCGACAGCGGCGAGGAAGGCCGCAAGAACGCGCTGATCGGCGCGGGCATCGGCGCCCTGGGCGGGGCGGCGGTCGGCCAGTACATGGATCGTCAGCAGCGCGCTCTGGAAGCGGAGTTGTCCGGCACCGGCGTGGGCGTCGCTCGCCAGGGCGACAATCTGGTGCTGCGCATGCCGTCGGACGTCACCTTCGCGACCAACCAGTATTCGATCGATCCGGGCTTCACCCCGGTCCTGGACGACGTGGCGCGCGTGCTGCAGCAGTATGATCAGTCCACCGTGGACATCATCGGCCACACCGATTCCTCCGGCGGCGATGCGATCAATCAGCCGCTGTCTGAACGTCGCGCCTCCAGCGTGGCGGGCGAACTGGTGCGGCGCGGGGTCCTGGCCGAACGGCTGTTCGTCGCCGGCAACAGCGCCCGCAATCCTGTGGCCTCCAACGACACGGTGCAGGGCAAGGCCCAGAACCGACGGGTCGAAATCCTGATCCGTCCATTCCGCGGCTGA
- a CDS encoding isopenicillin N synthase family oxygenase, whose product MTLYDRDFQRFSDELGGSFQRYGFAVVADHGLDEPVIEAAIDDAKAFFALPEEVKRQYHVPGTGGARGLTPFGVEAAKGAAAVDLKEFWHVGRELPEGHPYRRYMRDNLWPTEVEGFRQHLYGMFTAMDDLGRKILRAIARYLKLGDDFFDDKVEMGNSVLRMLHYPPVPADAPGVRAGAHEDINVITLLLGAEEAGLQLKERDGSWLDIAPPPGALVVNIGDMLQRLTNHVLPSTTHRVVNPAAERRGFARYSTPFFLHFNPDFVIESLPSAVTPDNPDRYAGKAITAEDYLTERLREIRLI is encoded by the coding sequence ATGACGCTGTACGACCGCGACTTCCAGCGGTTCTCAGACGAACTGGGCGGCTCGTTCCAGCGGTATGGGTTCGCGGTCGTGGCCGATCATGGCCTGGACGAGCCGGTGATCGAGGCGGCGATCGATGACGCCAAGGCTTTTTTCGCCCTGCCCGAAGAGGTCAAGCGTCAGTACCACGTGCCCGGAACCGGCGGCGCGCGGGGGTTGACGCCGTTCGGGGTCGAGGCGGCCAAGGGCGCGGCGGCGGTGGACCTGAAGGAGTTCTGGCACGTCGGGCGCGAACTGCCGGAAGGACATCCCTATCGCCGCTATATGCGCGACAACCTGTGGCCGACCGAGGTCGAGGGTTTCCGCCAGCACCTGTACGGCATGTTCACGGCCATGGACGACCTCGGCCGCAAGATCCTGCGCGCCATCGCCCGCTACCTGAAGCTCGGCGACGACTTCTTCGACGACAAGGTCGAGATGGGCAACAGCGTCCTGCGCATGCTGCACTATCCGCCGGTGCCGGCCGACGCGCCGGGCGTACGCGCCGGCGCGCACGAGGACATCAACGTCATCACCCTGCTGCTGGGCGCCGAAGAGGCAGGGCTGCAGCTGAAGGAAAGGGACGGCAGCTGGCTGGATATCGCGCCGCCGCCGGGCGCTCTGGTGGTCAACATCGGCGACATGCTGCAGCGGCTGACCAATCACGTCCTGCCGTCGACGACCCATCGCGTGGTCAATCCTGCAGCCGAGCGGCGCGGCTTTGCGCGTTACTCGACGCCGTTCTTTCTGCACTTCAACCCGGATTTCGTGATCGAAAGCCTGCCGTCCGCGGTCACGCCGGACAATCCCGATCGCTACGCCGGGAAGGCGATCACGGCCGAGGACTATCTGACCGAGCGGCTACGCGAAATCCGGCTGATCTGA
- a CDS encoding pilus assembly protein TadG-related protein has product MGKTTLVNGLFTRLCRLSRRLGGNERGNVAMIFAFSLPVVAMMSLGGIDYQRASTARSNLQDALDAATLAAARAPTNDAATLNEVGLAALRANLTASRAGEFNDSDASFTLDANQVVVAEATLQVNTLIANVVLPPYGRVFDDHLPVTVQSEVNRASRNVEVALALDITGSMDNCTRNCPKTSKLEDLQAAAKELIDIVVQTNQAPFYSKVALAPYSMGVNVGSYANTVRGTLGSGTASISAATWLTGSVKTITGITRDYPAVVTASNHGFVKGDKVVIWSSERMTALNSGPFTVDDTSSNKFELKGINSSNYSSFSGEAYVAKCARSDCSVVMTASGHGLSTLGDVAHLTSMGGLAQLNDVTLRVNGVDGSTLTLAPPRASSLANAVKGGTTYTSGGKTACTADGCQTRMFVNADGGFSSFASSTCVSERAGSAAYSDAAPTSSSTRVGRNYPGPDNDCPSRGVVPLTSAKKTLTDEIDEFVAVGSTAGHIGLAWAWYLVSPTFGVWSGASAPAAYNTAETLKSVVLMTDGEFNTPYFRGVIASDAGTGSGATNTHINQPASNGSPFAQAFALCQAMKAKGVVVYTVGFDIPAAANLSGDIDSAGELMARCATSADRSFNAGTGADLKTAFQEIGRDITRLRISK; this is encoded by the coding sequence ATGGGGAAGACGACCTTGGTCAACGGCCTTTTCACCCGCCTTTGTCGCCTGAGCCGTCGGCTGGGCGGGAACGAGCGCGGCAATGTGGCGATGATCTTCGCCTTCAGCCTGCCGGTCGTGGCCATGATGTCGCTTGGCGGCATCGACTACCAGCGCGCCTCGACCGCGCGTTCGAATCTGCAGGACGCGCTGGACGCCGCCACCCTGGCCGCCGCGCGCGCGCCCACCAACGACGCCGCCACCCTGAACGAGGTCGGCCTGGCCGCCTTGCGCGCCAATCTTACGGCCTCGCGGGCGGGCGAGTTCAACGACAGCGACGCCAGCTTCACCCTGGACGCCAACCAGGTGGTGGTCGCGGAGGCCACTCTTCAGGTGAACACCCTGATCGCCAATGTGGTGCTGCCGCCCTACGGCCGGGTGTTCGACGATCACCTGCCGGTCACCGTGCAGTCCGAGGTGAACCGGGCTTCGCGCAACGTCGAGGTGGCGCTGGCGCTGGACATCACGGGATCCATGGACAACTGCACCCGCAACTGTCCCAAGACCAGCAAGCTGGAAGACCTGCAAGCAGCCGCCAAGGAACTGATCGACATCGTTGTTCAGACCAATCAGGCCCCGTTCTACTCCAAGGTGGCGCTTGCGCCGTACTCCATGGGGGTGAACGTCGGTTCCTACGCCAACACGGTGCGCGGCACGCTGGGCTCGGGCACGGCCTCGATCTCGGCGGCGACCTGGCTGACCGGTTCGGTGAAGACGATCACCGGAATCACGCGGGACTATCCGGCGGTGGTGACCGCCTCCAATCACGGCTTCGTCAAGGGCGACAAGGTCGTGATCTGGAGCTCGGAGCGGATGACGGCGCTGAACAGCGGCCCCTTTACGGTCGATGACACCTCCAGCAACAAGTTCGAGCTGAAAGGGATCAACAGCAGCAACTATTCCAGCTTCAGCGGCGAGGCCTATGTCGCCAAATGCGCCCGATCCGACTGTTCGGTGGTGATGACCGCATCGGGTCATGGCCTGAGCACCCTGGGCGACGTCGCTCACCTGACGTCCATGGGCGGTCTGGCGCAACTGAACGACGTGACTCTACGGGTGAACGGCGTTGACGGCTCCACGCTGACTTTGGCGCCGCCGCGCGCCTCGTCCTTGGCCAACGCCGTCAAGGGCGGGACCACCTACACCAGCGGTGGCAAGACGGCGTGCACAGCGGACGGGTGCCAGACCCGCATGTTCGTCAACGCGGACGGCGGCTTCAGCAGCTTTGCGTCGAGCACCTGCGTCAGCGAGCGCGCGGGCTCCGCCGCCTACAGCGACGCGGCTCCGACGTCGAGCAGCACCCGCGTGGGTCGCAACTATCCGGGACCGGACAACGATTGCCCCTCGCGCGGCGTCGTGCCGCTGACCAGCGCCAAGAAGACGCTGACCGACGAGATCGACGAGTTCGTGGCCGTGGGATCGACCGCGGGACACATCGGGCTGGCGTGGGCCTGGTATCTGGTGTCGCCCACATTCGGCGTATGGTCCGGCGCCTCGGCCCCCGCCGCCTACAACACCGCCGAAACGCTGAAGAGCGTGGTGCTGATGACGGACGGCGAGTTCAACACGCCCTACTTCCGAGGCGTCATCGCTTCGGACGCTGGAACGGGCAGCGGCGCCACCAACACCCACATCAACCAGCCGGCGTCCAACGGCTCGCCCTTCGCCCAGGCCTTTGCGCTGTGTCAGGCCATGAAGGCCAAGGGTGTGGTGGTCTATACAGTCGGCTTCGACATTCCGGCGGCCGCCAATCTCAGTGGCGACATCGACTCCGCCGGCGAGCTGATGGCGCGGTGCGCCACCTCTGCGGATCGCTCGTTCAACGCCGGCACCGGGGCTGATCTGAAAACCGCTTTTCAGGAAATCGGTCGCGACATCACCCGGCTGCGCATCTCGAAATAG